A genomic window from Aethina tumida isolate Nest 87 chromosome 4, icAetTumi1.1, whole genome shotgun sequence includes:
- the LOC109605351 gene encoding cytochrome P450 6k1-like isoform X2 yields MHNIWFALSPTWHSIIFAMLTVFLAYKYLTRNHNYWKDRGVPFVPPVFLAGSLWEVFSGKAQIGRHLGHLYTQFPGEPYFGIYIMGKPYLVIRNPDIIKNITIRDFANFDDRTFACDKKADPMAGNSLFIMRNPDWKNIRNKLTPIFTSGKLKLMVPLMKKHSNDMVKYLETATDKTLNIKDVSANYMTDLVASCFFGIDSYSFGEVDSDFRIFCQNMFNLGLGDSFRLFCYFFIPKFVYWFKFRLFDTTFLQNVFNSTLKYREEKKFNRNDFVDLLIGIRDTFNEKNSDVNVDTNRLVSLAITFFVAGFETTSNALAFALYELCVNEKCQEKLREEINKVIKTEDDITFENVQSIKYLEMVICETLRRYPFGPFLNRNCKEDYVIQETGFKIEKDTPVLVPIDGLHNDPEYFPEPEKFDPERFADGSKHLVAACKYLPFGNGPRNCIGDRFGGICAKVGLVYFLRKYRVEKCPTTPVPVVLEPKSPFMTPIHGLPMIVRKL; encoded by the exons ATGCAT aATATTTGGTTTGCACTGTCACCAACATGGCACAGCATCATCTTTGCCATGCTCACAGTCTTCCTGGCCTACAAATACTTGACCAGGAACCACAACTACTGGAAAGACCGGGGCGTCCCCTTCGTGCCTCCGGTCTTCCTGGCCGGAAGCCTGTGGGAGGTCTTCAGTGGGAAGGCCCAAATCGGCCGCCACCTGGGCCACCTCTACACCCAATTCCCCGGTGAGCCCTACTTCGGCATCTACATAATGGGCAAGCCGTACCTGGTGATCAGAAACCcggatataataaaaaacataaccaTTAGGGACTTCGCCAATTTCGACGACAGGACCTTCGCCTGCGACAAAAAGGCCGACCCCATGGCCGGCAACAGCCTGTTCATAATGAGAAATCCGGACTGGAAGAACATCCGGAACAAGCTAACGCCGATCTTCACTTCGGGAAAGCTCAAGCTTATGGTGCCCCTCATGAAGAAGCACAGCAACGACATGGTTAAATACTTGGAGACCGCCACCGATAAAACGTTAAACATAAAAGACGTCTCTGCTAATTACATGACCGACTTGGTGGCCTCCTGCTTCTTTGGCATTGACTCGTACTCTTTCGGCGAAGTCGATTCGGACTTCAGGATCTTCTGTCAGAATATGTTCAATTTGGGCCTTGGCGATTCTTTCAGGCTGTTctgttacttttttataccCAAGTTCGTGTACTGGTTTAAATTTAGGCTGTTCGACACGACGTTCCTACAAAACGTTTTCAATTCTACTTTGAAATACAGGGAAGAGAAGAAGTTCAACAGGAACGACTTCGTTGACTTGCTGATTGGCATAAGAGATACTTTCAATGAAAAAAACTCAGATGTAAATGTCG atacaaaCAGATTAGTTTCATTGGCCATAACCTTTTTTGTGGCTGGATTTGAAACTACAAGTAATGCTCTTGCCTTTGCCCTTTATGAGTTGTGCGTCAATGAAAAATGTCAGGAAAAACTGAGGGAAGAAATCAACAAAGTTATAAAGACTGAGGACGATATAACTTTCGAAAATGTGCAGTCAATTAAGTACTTGGAAATGGTTATTTGTG AAACGTTAAGGAGGTACCCATTTGGACCGTTCCTGAATAGAAACTGCAAAGAAGATTACGTGATCCAAGAAACCGGCTTTAAAATCGAAAAGGACACACCAGTCCTGGTACCGATCGACGGTTTGCACAACGACCCCGAATATTTCCCGGAACCGGAAAAATTCGATCCGGAACGCTTCGCCGACGGTTCGAAACACTTGGTGGCCGCGTGCAAGTACCTGCCATTCGGAAACGGTCCCAGGAACTGCATCG GTGACAGATTCGGGGGGATTTGCGCCAAAGTGGGTCTGGTGTACTTTTTGAGGAAATACAGGGTGGAAAAGTGTCCCACGACGCCCGTTCCCGTCGTACTGGAACCAAAATCTCCGTTCATGACGCCCATTCATGGTTTGCCCATGATTGTTAGGAAACTGTGA
- the LOC109605351 gene encoding cytochrome P450 6k1-like isoform X1 — MNFITNIWFALSPTWHSIIFAMLTVFLAYKYLTRNHNYWKDRGVPFVPPVFLAGSLWEVFSGKAQIGRHLGHLYTQFPGEPYFGIYIMGKPYLVIRNPDIIKNITIRDFANFDDRTFACDKKADPMAGNSLFIMRNPDWKNIRNKLTPIFTSGKLKLMVPLMKKHSNDMVKYLETATDKTLNIKDVSANYMTDLVASCFFGIDSYSFGEVDSDFRIFCQNMFNLGLGDSFRLFCYFFIPKFVYWFKFRLFDTTFLQNVFNSTLKYREEKKFNRNDFVDLLIGIRDTFNEKNSDVNVDTNRLVSLAITFFVAGFETTSNALAFALYELCVNEKCQEKLREEINKVIKTEDDITFENVQSIKYLEMVICETLRRYPFGPFLNRNCKEDYVIQETGFKIEKDTPVLVPIDGLHNDPEYFPEPEKFDPERFADGSKHLVAACKYLPFGNGPRNCIGDRFGGICAKVGLVYFLRKYRVEKCPTTPVPVVLEPKSPFMTPIHGLPMIVRKL, encoded by the exons atgaattttataacc aATATTTGGTTTGCACTGTCACCAACATGGCACAGCATCATCTTTGCCATGCTCACAGTCTTCCTGGCCTACAAATACTTGACCAGGAACCACAACTACTGGAAAGACCGGGGCGTCCCCTTCGTGCCTCCGGTCTTCCTGGCCGGAAGCCTGTGGGAGGTCTTCAGTGGGAAGGCCCAAATCGGCCGCCACCTGGGCCACCTCTACACCCAATTCCCCGGTGAGCCCTACTTCGGCATCTACATAATGGGCAAGCCGTACCTGGTGATCAGAAACCcggatataataaaaaacataaccaTTAGGGACTTCGCCAATTTCGACGACAGGACCTTCGCCTGCGACAAAAAGGCCGACCCCATGGCCGGCAACAGCCTGTTCATAATGAGAAATCCGGACTGGAAGAACATCCGGAACAAGCTAACGCCGATCTTCACTTCGGGAAAGCTCAAGCTTATGGTGCCCCTCATGAAGAAGCACAGCAACGACATGGTTAAATACTTGGAGACCGCCACCGATAAAACGTTAAACATAAAAGACGTCTCTGCTAATTACATGACCGACTTGGTGGCCTCCTGCTTCTTTGGCATTGACTCGTACTCTTTCGGCGAAGTCGATTCGGACTTCAGGATCTTCTGTCAGAATATGTTCAATTTGGGCCTTGGCGATTCTTTCAGGCTGTTctgttacttttttataccCAAGTTCGTGTACTGGTTTAAATTTAGGCTGTTCGACACGACGTTCCTACAAAACGTTTTCAATTCTACTTTGAAATACAGGGAAGAGAAGAAGTTCAACAGGAACGACTTCGTTGACTTGCTGATTGGCATAAGAGATACTTTCAATGAAAAAAACTCAGATGTAAATGTCG atacaaaCAGATTAGTTTCATTGGCCATAACCTTTTTTGTGGCTGGATTTGAAACTACAAGTAATGCTCTTGCCTTTGCCCTTTATGAGTTGTGCGTCAATGAAAAATGTCAGGAAAAACTGAGGGAAGAAATCAACAAAGTTATAAAGACTGAGGACGATATAACTTTCGAAAATGTGCAGTCAATTAAGTACTTGGAAATGGTTATTTGTG AAACGTTAAGGAGGTACCCATTTGGACCGTTCCTGAATAGAAACTGCAAAGAAGATTACGTGATCCAAGAAACCGGCTTTAAAATCGAAAAGGACACACCAGTCCTGGTACCGATCGACGGTTTGCACAACGACCCCGAATATTTCCCGGAACCGGAAAAATTCGATCCGGAACGCTTCGCCGACGGTTCGAAACACTTGGTGGCCGCGTGCAAGTACCTGCCATTCGGAAACGGTCCCAGGAACTGCATCG GTGACAGATTCGGGGGGATTTGCGCCAAAGTGGGTCTGGTGTACTTTTTGAGGAAATACAGGGTGGAAAAGTGTCCCACGACGCCCGTTCCCGTCGTACTGGAACCAAAATCTCCGTTCATGACGCCCATTCATGGTTTGCCCATGATTGTTAGGAAACTGTGA
- the LOC109605356 gene encoding probable 28S ribosomal protein S25, mitochondrial gives MPFMKGAAPIRRTLKYLEAGKLILKDQIKVFSINYNMGGKNHHGAKDFVFWYLPQIQYKNPNVQIVSFKSMTPSPFIRCFYENGQQMLIDIDNRTKEEIHEHLINVVGKTKAVLEAEAIAKEKKDNPANFGAFCDRHCICEIPGQLPCPATCPVPKHMRGKYKYNKIVE, from the exons ATGCCTTTCATGAAAGGAGCCGCTCCTATAAGGAGAACCTTAAAATACTTGGAGGCTGGCAAGTTAATACTCAAGGACCAGATTAAAGTCTTCTCCATTAACTATAATATGGGTGGAAAAAATCATCATGGAGCAAA GGACTTCGTGTTTTGGTATCTTCCTCAAATCCAATACAAAAATCCAAACGTACAAATAGTGAGCTTTAAAAGTATGACCCCGTCACCATTTATTAGATGTTTCTATG AAAATGGCCAACAAATGCTCATCGACATTGATAACAGGACCAAAGAAGAAATCCatgaacatttaataaacgttGTAGGAAAGACAAA GGCTGTATTAGAGGCAGAAGCCATAGCAAAGGAAAAGAAAGATAACCCTGCCAACTTTGGAGCATTCTGCGACAGACACTGTATATGTGAAATCCCTGGGCAACTCCCTTGCCCTGCTACTTGTCCGGTCCCTAAACATATGAGAGGCAAATAcaagtacaataaaatagtGGAGTAG